In one window of Desulfonatronospira thiodismutans ASO3-1 DNA:
- the glgA gene encoding glycogen synthase GlgA, producing the protein MYSPPDICFVASEIYPFSKTGGLADVLGVMPLTLHNMGYNVCVITPLYGRISTSAYSPRLVYEDLNVGYPWPGITTDVLQAEFRGMPVYFLDRGEYFDRRYYYCTYKGDYFDNCERFIFFCRAAMSLMKAFGKAPRIIHAHDWHAALVSPYLYYQRRTDPYWKNTRSVFTIHNLAFQGRFSVRLFWDCGLPYDAWSMDGVEFYDSFNLLKGGISYADRITTVSPSYAEEILTPEYGCGLESVLQKRSKDLVGILNGSDYDVWDPSKDRYLEAGYSSRDLYGKYLCKKELLETLCLPERLLSRPVLGFIGRFRSQKGIDLLIELMPDLVRQDVGIVVLGEGDAEYENELMNLVEAYPGHVAGIVGYTEEMAHKIQAGTDIFLMPSRYEPCGLTQMYSLRYGTPPVATAVGGLKDTIIPYPEENSTGFVFPEPTARSFWGAIQNALALYQDADAWKKMVVRGMHQDFSWSRSAREYARLYQELGDGTGEI; encoded by the coding sequence ATGTATTCTCCACCTGATATATGTTTTGTGGCTTCTGAAATCTACCCTTTCTCCAAAACAGGAGGGCTTGCGGATGTACTGGGGGTGATGCCCCTGACTCTTCACAATATGGGCTACAACGTATGCGTAATTACACCGCTTTACGGCCGCATATCCACCAGCGCCTACAGCCCCAGGCTTGTTTACGAGGACCTGAATGTCGGGTATCCTTGGCCGGGGATCACCACCGATGTCCTGCAGGCGGAATTCAGGGGCATGCCTGTTTATTTCCTGGACAGAGGGGAGTACTTTGACCGCAGGTATTACTACTGCACATATAAAGGGGACTATTTCGACAACTGCGAGCGTTTCATATTTTTCTGCCGGGCGGCCATGTCCCTGATGAAGGCCTTCGGAAAAGCTCCCAGAATAATTCATGCACACGACTGGCATGCAGCCCTGGTTTCACCCTATCTTTATTACCAGCGCAGGACCGACCCGTACTGGAAGAATACCAGGTCCGTTTTCACCATTCACAACCTGGCTTTCCAGGGACGTTTTTCCGTGCGCCTCTTCTGGGACTGCGGTCTGCCGTATGATGCCTGGAGTATGGACGGTGTTGAGTTTTACGACTCATTCAACCTGCTCAAGGGCGGCATTTCCTACGCAGACAGGATCACTACGGTAAGTCCGTCCTATGCCGAGGAAATCCTGACTCCTGAATACGGCTGCGGCCTGGAAAGCGTCCTGCAGAAACGCAGTAAGGACCTTGTGGGGATTTTAAACGGTTCCGACTACGATGTATGGGACCCGTCCAAGGACAGGTATCTGGAGGCCGGCTATTCCTCCAGGGATCTTTACGGCAAGTACCTGTGCAAAAAAGAACTCCTGGAGACCCTCTGTTTGCCTGAAAGGCTCCTCTCCCGGCCCGTCCTGGGGTTTATCGGGAGGTTTCGCAGCCAGAAAGGCATTGATCTTCTAATCGAGCTTATGCCCGACCTGGTCCGCCAGGATGTGGGCATTGTGGTCCTGGGAGAAGGTGACGCCGAGTACGAGAACGAGCTCATGAACCTGGTGGAGGCTTACCCCGGGCACGTGGCTGGTATAGTGGGGTACACCGAGGAAATGGCCCACAAGATACAGGCCGGCACGGATATATTTCTCATGCCGTCCAGATATGAGCCATGCGGGCTGACCCAGATGTACAGCCTGCGCTACGGCACTCCCCCGGTGGCAACAGCAGTGGGTGGGTTGAAAGACACAATAATACCCTACCCCGAGGAAAATTCAACGGGCTTTGTATTCCCTGAACCCACGGCCAGATCCTTCTGGGGTGCGATTCAAAATGCCCTGGCCCTGTACCAGGATGCCGATGCCTGGAAAAAGATGGTTGTACGTGGAATGCACCAGGACTTCTCCTGGTCCAGATCCGCCCGTGAATACGCCCGGTTGTACCAGGAACTGGGAGATGGCACAGGAGAAATCTGA